In the genome of Paenibacillus sp. FSL R5-0766, one region contains:
- a CDS encoding aspartyl-phosphate phosphatase Spo0E family protein, protein MFCVEYDLPTNRGHYLAEGDHGDRWSVKPDNASLHDISLEDEIHMLRRKMEQIFLEEKSFTSDIVIEISSLLDLKINEYMKANPIKAK, encoded by the coding sequence TTGTTTTGTGTTGAATATGATTTACCGACGAATCGTGGGCACTATCTGGCAGAAGGCGATCATGGCGACCGATGGTCGGTGAAACCCGATAACGCATCTTTGCATGACATTTCCTTGGAAGATGAAATTCATATGCTTCGTCGCAAGATGGAACAGATCTTCCTCGAAGAGAAATCATTCACATCCGATATTGTAATTGAAATCAGCAGTTTGCTGGATTTAAAGATTAATGAATATATGAAGGCTAACCCAATTAAAGCAAAATAA